From Streptomyces cyaneogriseus subsp. noncyanogenus, the proteins below share one genomic window:
- a CDS encoding thioesterase II family protein: MSTHPWLTTMPRTPSGVRLFLFPHAGGAASAYTRWLGLGGAALDVRSVQYPGRETRSRERPLSDLVELADGLARAVAADGADGSPCAFFGHSMGALVAFETARRLRELGERGPEHLFVAACAAPQSPREPALSTLSDERLSAWLVRQNPAVAEVLAHPELAALVLPSVRADLTAVEHYRLVPGPALDCPVTVLTGAQDTVHGTDVTGWKDHTTGDFRHHEFPGDHFFVQPSASALIALVRDLLVPHLGN; encoded by the coding sequence GTGTCCACGCATCCCTGGCTCACCACAATGCCGCGGACGCCTTCCGGCGTACGCCTCTTCCTGTTCCCGCACGCCGGCGGCGCGGCCTCCGCCTACACGCGCTGGCTCGGCCTCGGCGGTGCCGCGCTGGACGTCCGGTCGGTGCAGTACCCGGGCAGGGAGACCCGGTCGCGGGAGCGCCCGCTGTCCGACCTGGTGGAGCTCGCCGACGGGCTCGCGCGCGCCGTCGCCGCAGACGGCGCGGACGGCTCTCCGTGTGCCTTCTTCGGGCACAGCATGGGGGCACTGGTCGCCTTCGAGACCGCCAGGCGCCTGCGTGAGCTGGGCGAACGCGGCCCGGAGCACCTGTTCGTGGCCGCCTGCGCCGCTCCCCAGAGCCCTCGGGAACCGGCCCTGAGCACCCTGTCGGACGAGCGGCTGAGCGCCTGGCTGGTGCGTCAGAACCCGGCGGTCGCCGAGGTGCTCGCCCATCCTGAGCTGGCCGCCCTCGTCCTGCCGTCGGTGCGCGCGGACCTGACCGCCGTCGAGCACTACCGCCTGGTCCCCGGCCCGGCCCTGGACTGCCCCGTCACCGTGCTCACCGGCGCCCAGGACACGGTGCACGGCACCGACGTCACCGGGTGGAAGGACCACACCACCGGCGATTTCCGGCACCATGAATTCCCCGGCGACCATTTCTTCGTGCAGCCGTCGGCTTCCGCTCTCATCGCTCTCGTCCGGGATCTCCTCGTGCCGCACCTCGGAAATTGA
- a CDS encoding amino acid adenylation domain-containing protein — protein sequence MTTADRPDMPHDTLYDWFARSAAAYPDRTALEVSGRRLTYAALAGYAERIADGLLRHAGGDRPRRVALLAGRTPEAYAGYLAVQRLGAAVVPLGVSFPAARNAAVAAAAGVDVVLTDGGGEAPGHTALPIGRWDAGAAGDAVTGAPGGRREPVRPGPDDVAYILFTSGSTGTPKGVPIRHRNVCAYLRHVVPRYGARPGDRLSQTFDLTFDPSVFDMFAAWGTGATLVVPTRDEVLTPVRFVTERALTHWNSVPSVITLAGRLRALKPGSMPTLRRSMFCGEPLTLRQARAWQRAAPGGTVENGYGPTELTVTCATHRLPADPSGWPEPANGTVPIGRPHPGAEILLREGELCVRGPQRFAGYLDPADNAGRFLAPDGSPYDPAAPLTDAHWYRTGDRVEEGADGALVHLGRLDQQVQVHGYRVELGEVEAALRDHPGVADAVVLAPASDTGVRLAAAFSPTGETAVDPARLRASLGDRLPAYMVPETLTALPALPLNANGKIDRSAVAAALGIPGPGGR from the coding sequence ATGACGACCGCGGACCGTCCCGACATGCCGCACGACACGCTGTACGACTGGTTCGCGCGCTCCGCCGCCGCGTACCCGGACCGGACCGCCCTGGAGGTGTCCGGCCGGCGGCTCACCTACGCCGCGCTCGCCGGATACGCCGAGCGGATCGCCGACGGGCTCCTCCGCCACGCGGGCGGCGACCGGCCCCGCCGGGTGGCGCTGCTCGCCGGGCGCACCCCGGAGGCGTACGCCGGCTATCTCGCGGTGCAGCGGCTCGGCGCGGCGGTCGTACCGCTCGGCGTCTCCTTCCCCGCGGCGCGCAACGCGGCCGTCGCCGCGGCGGCCGGCGTCGACGTGGTGCTCACCGACGGCGGGGGAGAGGCGCCCGGGCACACCGCGCTGCCGATCGGGCGGTGGGACGCCGGCGCGGCGGGAGACGCGGTCACCGGGGCGCCGGGCGGACGGCGGGAACCGGTACGGCCCGGCCCCGACGACGTGGCGTACATCCTGTTCACCTCCGGGTCCACCGGGACGCCCAAGGGGGTGCCGATCCGGCACCGCAACGTGTGCGCCTACCTGCGGCACGTGGTGCCCCGGTACGGGGCGCGGCCCGGCGACCGGCTCTCGCAGACCTTCGACCTCACCTTCGACCCGTCGGTCTTCGACATGTTCGCGGCCTGGGGCACGGGGGCGACCCTGGTGGTGCCGACCCGTGACGAGGTGCTCACCCCGGTCCGGTTCGTCACCGAGCGCGCCCTCACCCACTGGAACTCGGTCCCGTCCGTGATCACGCTGGCCGGGCGGCTGCGGGCCCTGAAGCCCGGCAGCATGCCCACGCTGCGGCGCAGCATGTTCTGCGGTGAGCCGCTGACGCTGCGGCAGGCGCGGGCGTGGCAGCGGGCGGCACCCGGCGGCACGGTGGAGAACGGCTACGGCCCCACCGAGCTGACCGTCACCTGCGCCACCCACCGGCTGCCCGCCGACCCGTCCGGCTGGCCGGAGCCCGCCAACGGCACGGTGCCCATCGGCCGCCCCCACCCGGGTGCCGAGATCCTGCTGCGCGAGGGCGAGTTGTGCGTACGGGGCCCGCAGCGCTTCGCGGGCTACCTCGATCCCGCGGACAACGCCGGGCGGTTCCTGGCGCCGGACGGATCGCCGTACGACCCGGCGGCCCCGCTGACCGACGCGCACTGGTACCGCACCGGTGACCGGGTGGAGGAGGGGGCGGACGGGGCGCTCGTCCACCTGGGGCGGCTGGACCAGCAGGTCCAGGTGCACGGCTACCGGGTGGAGCTGGGCGAGGTGGAGGCCGCGCTGCGCGACCATCCCGGCGTCGCCGACGCCGTCGTCCTCGCACCCGCCTCGGACACCGGCGTCCGCCTGGCGGCCGCCTTCAGCCCGACCGGCGAGACGGCCGTCGACCCCGCCCGGCTGCGCGCGTCCCTCGGCGACCGGCTCCCGGCGTACATGGTCCCGGAGACGCTGACCGCCCTGCCGGCCCTGCCGCTCAACGCGAACGGGAAGATCGACCGCTCGGCCGTCGCCGCGGCCCTGGGAATTCCTGGACCGGGAGGACGCTAG
- a CDS encoding 4'-phosphopantetheinyl transferase family protein: MTGPVAVPVARGVWLAAGDGRDLPVSTHPGDRRAARSMPGGRAREFLTGRGLLRRLLAQVCPGAADAPVLAGPDGAPRLHGHPGLGVSVAHDAGTAAAAVAVGRAVGVDVQHPPHRPSRALARRLLGERAAELDALPAPAAARELAWVWTAQEACAKATGRGLAVRPWTIDVPPGARSGRWRGLSWHSPRDRFGTPLSCAFTASPGGLGAPGEAIDS, encoded by the coding sequence GTGACCGGGCCGGTGGCGGTGCCGGTGGCCCGCGGGGTGTGGCTGGCCGCGGGCGACGGCCGGGACCTGCCCGTCAGCACCCACCCGGGCGACCGGCGCGCCGCCCGCTCGATGCCCGGCGGGCGGGCCCGCGAGTTCCTCACCGGCCGGGGCCTGCTGCGTCGGCTCCTGGCCCAGGTGTGCCCCGGGGCCGCCGACGCGCCCGTCCTGGCCGGCCCGGACGGCGCGCCCCGGCTGCACGGCCATCCCGGCCTCGGTGTCAGCGTCGCGCACGACGCCGGGACCGCGGCCGCCGCCGTCGCGGTGGGCCGCGCGGTCGGGGTGGACGTGCAGCACCCGCCGCACCGGCCGTCCCGCGCACTGGCCCGCCGGCTGCTGGGGGAGCGCGCGGCGGAGCTCGACGCCCTGCCCGCCCCCGCCGCCGCACGCGAACTCGCCTGGGTGTGGACCGCCCAGGAGGCGTGCGCCAAGGCCACCGGCCGGGGTCTGGCGGTCCGCCCCTGGACGATCGACGTGCCGCCCGGGGCCCGGTCCGGCCGCTGGCGCGGACTGTCCTGGCACAGCCCGCGGGACCGCTTCGGCACACCGCTCAGCTGCGCCTTCACCGCATCCCCCGGGGGGCTCGGCGCACCAGGGGAGGCGATCGACTCATGA
- a CDS encoding KamA family radical SAM protein, whose amino-acid sequence MTPTATAAPGAAPRERAVPPGERFRAFGPRHIDEIADRYGLAPETRETVRRISLVLPFRVNAYVLDQLIDWDRGTGDPLFQLTFPQPGMLTEEDERELEKLSADPADRPLLREAVAAIRRRLNPHPSGQQQLNVPSRDGVDLPGLQHKYRETVLYFPSQGQTCHAYCTYCFRWAQFIGDADLRFAAPDPSGLLAHLADHPDVHDVLVTGGDPMVMSTERLRRHLEPLLGVESVRTIRIGTKSVAYWPQRFVTDQDADDVLRLFEEVVASGRQLAVMAHFSHPRELETGIARQALRRIRDTGAVVYCQAPLIARVNDDAEVWARLWRAELAAGAVPYYMFVERDTGPQDYFKVPLARAAEIFRAAYRTLPGLARTVRGPVMSATPGKVVVDGIEETGRDRWFQLRLLQARDPALVGRPFRARYDADAAWLHELELAPDTPADLYEAVRGRSRAGAA is encoded by the coding sequence ATGACCCCGACCGCCACCGCCGCGCCCGGCGCCGCCCCGCGGGAGCGGGCCGTCCCGCCCGGCGAGCGCTTCCGCGCCTTCGGCCCGCGCCACATCGACGAGATCGCCGACCGCTACGGCCTGGCACCCGAGACCCGCGAGACGGTGCGCCGGATCTCGCTCGTGCTGCCCTTCCGCGTCAACGCCTACGTCCTGGACCAGCTCATCGACTGGGACCGGGGCACCGGGGACCCGCTCTTCCAACTGACCTTCCCGCAGCCGGGGATGCTCACCGAGGAGGACGAGCGCGAGCTGGAGAAGCTGTCCGCCGACCCGGCCGACCGGCCGCTGCTGCGGGAGGCCGTCGCGGCCATCCGGCGGCGCCTGAACCCGCACCCCTCCGGCCAGCAGCAGCTCAACGTGCCGTCCCGGGACGGCGTCGACCTGCCCGGCCTCCAGCACAAGTACCGCGAGACGGTGCTCTACTTCCCCAGCCAGGGGCAGACCTGCCACGCCTACTGCACCTACTGCTTCCGGTGGGCGCAGTTCATCGGCGACGCCGACCTGCGGTTCGCCGCGCCCGATCCGTCCGGCCTGCTCGCCCATCTGGCCGACCACCCCGACGTGCACGACGTGCTCGTCACCGGCGGCGACCCGATGGTGATGTCCACCGAGCGGCTGCGCCGCCATCTGGAACCCCTGCTGGGCGTCGAGTCCGTGCGCACCATCCGGATCGGCACCAAGTCGGTGGCGTACTGGCCGCAGCGCTTCGTCACCGACCAGGACGCCGACGACGTCCTGCGGCTGTTCGAGGAGGTGGTGGCATCGGGCCGGCAGCTCGCGGTCATGGCGCACTTCAGCCATCCGCGCGAGCTGGAGACCGGCATCGCCCGGCAGGCGCTGCGCCGCATCCGGGACACCGGGGCGGTCGTCTACTGCCAGGCCCCGCTCATCGCCCGCGTCAACGACGACGCCGAGGTGTGGGCGCGCCTGTGGCGGGCCGAACTCGCCGCCGGGGCCGTGCCGTACTACATGTTCGTGGAGCGCGACACCGGCCCGCAGGACTACTTCAAGGTGCCCCTCGCCCGGGCCGCCGAGATCTTCCGGGCGGCCTACCGGACCCTGCCCGGGCTCGCCCGCACGGTCCGCGGCCCGGTGATGTCCGCGACGCCCGGGAAGGTCGTCGTCGACGGGATCGAGGAGACGGGCCGGGACCGCTGGTTCCAGCTACGCCTGTTGCAGGCCCGGGACCCGGCCCTGGTGGGGCGGCCGTTCCGGGCCCGCTACGACGCGGACGCCGCCTGGCTGCACGAGCTGGAGCTCGCCCCGGACACCCCGGCCGACCTGTACGAGGCCGTCCGGGGCCGGTCACGGGCCGGCGCCGCGTGA
- a CDS encoding carbamoyltransferase C-terminal domain-containing protein — protein sequence MNAPPTGWHDTAACLIDGTGRVIAFSEEERCNRVRHSLYRKPLHAARHCLDQAGITAADLDVVAIGWDTEQLYPRRFADDAEFLDFAVGLDFGDRLPEVVRVPHHAAHAASSFYASPFSKAGVLVVDGHGENESTTIWTFEDGAEPRRERAWPRTSSLGYAYDAASTWLGFSFLNAGKTMGLAAYGRAAGLAVESLVDLDADDFRLAVPPLAERTGRATAEEVKEQYDLTVAAWRERYAKIVGADAPAAPEGGLADDPKAVLVAYTAQRIVEETVTALAAATRKIAGTDALCLAGGVALNCSTNGTLPGPLYVPPVPHDAGVALGAAWTVCPPRERTREPLSPYLGTGIDGPAGSRTPAPDTTDLIREDLDIDRVTDLLLAGRVGAVAQGRAEVGPRALCRRSIIAVPDTAEVNTRVNAIKDRERWRPFAGVTRPEYGARLWERQEHLSRYMLGAARATDLGRRVAPGVVHVDGTTRPQVLHADEAPAVGAVLDTLERRGAPPVLLNTSFNGRGEPIVNTRGDALAAFRALELDFLVLGDALFRKKHEGSPAR from the coding sequence GTGAACGCACCCCCGACGGGCTGGCACGACACGGCCGCCTGTCTCATCGACGGAACCGGCCGGGTGATCGCCTTCTCGGAGGAGGAACGCTGCAACAGGGTGCGCCACTCCCTGTACCGCAAGCCCCTCCACGCGGCCCGCCACTGCCTCGACCAGGCCGGCATCACCGCCGCCGACCTCGACGTCGTCGCCATCGGCTGGGACACCGAGCAGCTCTATCCGCGGCGCTTCGCCGACGACGCCGAGTTCCTCGACTTCGCCGTCGGCCTCGACTTCGGCGACCGGCTGCCCGAGGTGGTGCGGGTGCCGCACCACGCCGCGCACGCCGCCTCCTCGTTCTACGCCTCCCCCTTCTCCAAGGCCGGCGTCCTCGTCGTCGACGGCCACGGCGAGAACGAGTCCACGACCATCTGGACCTTCGAGGACGGCGCCGAGCCGCGCCGGGAACGCGCCTGGCCGCGCACCTCCTCGCTCGGCTACGCCTACGACGCCGCCTCCACCTGGCTCGGCTTCTCCTTCCTCAACGCGGGCAAGACCATGGGACTGGCCGCCTACGGGCGGGCCGCCGGTCTCGCGGTGGAGTCCCTGGTCGACCTGGACGCCGACGACTTCCGCCTCGCCGTCCCGCCGCTCGCCGAGCGGACCGGGCGCGCCACCGCCGAGGAGGTCAAGGAGCAGTACGACCTGACCGTCGCCGCCTGGCGCGAGCGCTACGCGAAGATCGTGGGCGCCGACGCCCCGGCCGCGCCCGAGGGCGGCCTGGCCGACGATCCCAAGGCCGTCCTGGTCGCCTACACCGCCCAGCGCATCGTGGAGGAGACGGTCACCGCCCTCGCCGCCGCCACCCGCAAGATCGCAGGCACCGACGCCCTCTGCCTGGCCGGCGGCGTCGCCCTCAACTGCAGCACCAACGGCACCCTCCCCGGCCCCCTGTACGTGCCGCCCGTCCCGCACGACGCCGGGGTCGCCCTGGGCGCCGCCTGGACGGTGTGCCCGCCCCGGGAGCGCACCCGCGAGCCCCTCAGCCCCTACCTCGGCACCGGCATCGACGGCCCGGCCGGCTCCCGCACCCCCGCCCCGGACACCACCGACCTGATCCGGGAGGACCTCGACATCGACCGGGTCACCGACCTGCTCCTGGCGGGCCGCGTCGGCGCCGTCGCCCAGGGGCGCGCCGAGGTCGGGCCCCGCGCGCTGTGCCGCCGCTCGATCATCGCCGTCCCCGACACCGCCGAGGTCAACACCCGCGTCAACGCCATCAAGGACCGGGAGCGGTGGCGTCCGTTCGCCGGAGTGACCCGCCCGGAGTACGGGGCCCGGCTGTGGGAGCGGCAGGAGCACCTCAGCCGCTACATGCTCGGCGCCGCCCGGGCCACCGACCTCGGGCGGCGGGTCGCCCCGGGCGTGGTGCACGTCGACGGCACCACCCGACCGCAGGTGCTGCACGCCGACGAGGCCCCCGCCGTCGGCGCGGTCCTGGACACCCTGGAGCGGCGCGGCGCGCCACCGGTCCTGCTCAACACCTCCTTCAACGGCAGAGGCGAACCCATCGTCAACACCCGGGGCGACGCCCTGGCCGCCTTCCGCGCCCTGGAACTGGACTTCCTCGTCCTCGGTGACGCGCTGTTCCGGAAGAAGCACGAAGGGAGCCCCGCACGATGA